One genomic window of Salmo salar chromosome ssa12, Ssal_v3.1, whole genome shotgun sequence includes the following:
- the LOC106566029 gene encoding tubby-related protein 1 → MMTMMRKRLHKRRQRKKTTKEGSDKDGKEKKSKAKDDKESDKKTKKDTKKKEPASLFSVNGDKDKSDSKSKKKAKSDSEDSEPETKSSKSKSKKKENANPASMFSAGGEKDKDKDKDKDKDKKKKKKAKASDSDDSDSEAEKGKKKKGKGKKKKEERPPSPDIEFDSLEEFVLQPAQQGVTVKCKVTRDQRGLDKGLYPTYYLHLDNEKKVFLLAGRKRKKSTTSNYLISIDPTDLSRGGENFIGKLRSNYLGTKFTVFDNALHPDRALPDMSNARQELAAIIYETNVLGMKGPRRLTVIIPGMGKNSERVPIRPRSDNDGLLMKFQNRKLDNLIELHNKTPTWNEETASHVLNFNGRVTQASIKNFQIVHSKDLDYIVMQFGRVADDAFTLDYSYPMCAVQAFAIALSSFDGKITCE, encoded by the exons atgatgacgatgatgaggaAGAGACTCCACAAAAGAAGACAAAGAAAAAAGACCACAAAGGAAGGTTCTGACAAAGATGGCAAAGAGAAGAAATCCAAAGCTAAAG ATGACAAAGAGTCTGACAAAAAAACAAAGAAAGACACCAAGAAAAAGGAACCAGCTTCTCTGTTCTCTGTAAATGGAGATAAGGATAAGTCAGACTCCAAGAGCAAGAAGAAAG CCAAATCAGATAGTGAAGACAGCGAACCAGAAACCAAGTCCAGCAAGTCAAAATCAAAGAAGAAGGAGAACGCCAACCCAGCATCCATGTTCTCAGCAGGGGGGGAAAAGGACAAGGACAAAGACAAGGACAAAGACAaggacaagaagaagaagaagaaag CCAAAGCATCAGACAGTGATGATTCTGACTCCGAGGcagaaaaaggaaaaaagaaaaagGGAAAAGGGAAGAAGAAAAAG gaggagaggcctccgTCCCCGGACATTGAGTTTGACAGCCTGGAGGAGTTTGTTCTGCAGCCAGCCCAGCAGGGGGTGACTGTCAAATGCAAGGTGACCCGGGACCAGAGGGGCTTGGACAAAGGCCTATACCCCACATACTATCTCCACCTGGACAATGAAAAGAAG GTCTTTCTACTGGCTGGGAGAAAACGAAAGAAAAGCACAACCTCCAATTACCTTATCTCCATAGACCCCACAGACTTGTCTCGGGGTGGAGAAAATTTCATTGGAAAGTTGAG GTCCAACTACTTGGGCACGAAGTTCACAGTGTTTGATAATGCACTGCACCCAGACAGAGCTCTACCAGACATGTCCAACGCTCGCCAAGAATTAGCAGCCATTATTTAC GAAACAAATGTCTTGGGAATGAAGGGTCCCAGAAGGTTGACCGTTATCATCCCAGGGATGGGCAAGAACAGTGAACGAGTACCCATCCGACCTCGCAGT GACAACGATGGTTTACTGATGAAGTTCCAGAATAGAAAGTTGGACAATCTAATCGAACTCCACAACAAGACCCCCACGTGGAATGAGGAGACGGCGTCCCATGTGCTGAACTTCAACGGCAGGGTCACACAGGCCTCCATCAAGAACTTTCAGATCGTCCACAGCAAGGATT TGGACTATATTGTGATGCAGTTTGGACGAGTAGCAGACGATGCCTTCACTCTGGACTATAGCTACCCTATGTGTGCAGTGCAGGCCTTTGCCATCGCTCTATCAAGCTTCGATGGCAAAATAACCTGTGAATAA